A stretch of DNA from Orcinus orca chromosome 3, mOrcOrc1.1, whole genome shotgun sequence:
CCAAATCTTTCAATAcacaggtagggaaactgaggcttggagaatgGACGGTCCCATGGTAAGGCCAAGCCAGGCAGGGACGGGGCTCTCGGTGCCATGGGCATGAGATGACACAGCCCCTCTCACCACGTCGCAGGCCACACCGACCTCCTCCCGCTGTGCGGTGGGACTGCCCAGCCCCTGTCCTCCCGGGTCGGGATGATGTCCAAGATCCACCTGCCAGGCCCAGCTGACCCatgcctcctccctctccctctgcagaAGCCCAAGTACCAGGTGCGCTGGAAGATCATTGAGAGCTACGGGGGCAACAGCTACACCTTCATCGACCCAACCCAGCTGCCCTACAACGAGAAGTGGGAGTTCCCCCGGAACAACCTGCAGTTTGGTGAGCCGGGGTCTCAGCACCCAACACGCCCTCCTGTCACAGGGCCAGCGTGGGTGGCAGGGAGCCTGTGGGCCCTTAGGTGCCCCGGGACCTAAGCAGGCTTTGTGTATGGCAGGTAAAACCCTTGGAGCAGGTGCCTTTGGGAAGGTGGTGGAGGCCACGGCCTTTGGTCTGGGCAAGGAAGATGCTGTTCTGAAGGTGGCTGTGAAGATGCTGAAGTGTGAGTACAGGAAGCAGCTTTGGGGCAGCGGGTCGGAGGTGGTATCGGCCAAGGGAGGGTCTGTTCTGTCGTCACAAGGGCATCACCCACATTTTCGGCCTGTCAGGGCCTGTGGAACAGAGCCTGGGATCGGGGGTGAGGACTCTCGGCTTCCTTTGTGAGCTCCCGGCTCTCTCTAACTCCTGGGTGTGGAAGGGCTTCTGCCTGAGCCTCGAAGGGGCTCTGGTGCACAGAGGCCATCCTGGCCTATGGCCTGGCCACAGGTTGGTCTCCTGCCACCCACAATCAGCTCAGTGACAGgccatctctcctctctctctccccgtaACTCCCATCGTGTGTCCTCACTTCTGCCTCTTTCGGCTTCTGATTGCTTTGGGGCTCTGGGTCCCCTCTGCTTTGCTCCCCTGGGCGCCTGTGTGCATGGCTCTCCGTGTCCTGCCCTTTCTCTGTCTGTGGGACCTGTGGCCCCATCtcgcagccacggctcacgctgACGAGAAGGAGGCCCTCATGTCGGAACTGAAGATCATGAGCCACCTGGGCCAGCACGAGAACATAGTCAACCTTCTGGGAGCCTGCACCCACGGAGGTAAGGGGCCCATCGTGGTGGGGCCTCTTGGGTGTCTGAGGGTCCCAGGGCTACCTCACTCCATCTTTCCCGTCCCGTCTCCACAAAGTGAAGGTGGGATCCCTGTCTCAGCAACCCTTGAATTCCTAGGCCAGATGCCTGGGCTGGTCAGAAGCTGCTTATGGATGACAGGCAGTTCTGTGAGATCTGATCAGTGGCTCTCAGACATGGGTGggcatcagagtcacctggaaaaggagaaaagagtgcAGATGCCTGGGCCCTGCTCCAGGGAGCCTGACGCTATGGGTCTGGAGTGAAGCCCTTCAAATCTACCTTTTAGGAAGCCCCCACTCAAAGAGGCTTGGACACTCACCACAAGGCCCACAGAAGTGCCCCAGGGCCTGTTGGGACTCTCAGTCCGCTCCAGTCTCTTCTCCTCTAGCAGCTTTGACTTGTGTGGAACTGTCACAGATTTCCTTCGAAGAAAGAATTATTCAGCTACAGTTTTTTGGAGGTTCCTCTGCTTTAGACAGTTGGGTCACTGAGGTCACCCAGAAAGCAGGGAGGACTGCTTATAGACAGGCAGGATTAGAACCCGGGGCTCCTGAGTTCCAGTCCAGGTTCTTATTGCCCCCGCCCCATGTTCCTGTCCACATGGGGTGGTGTGCTAGGGGTGCACTGACCCCACTCTTGGCTGCTCTAGGCCCTGTCCTGGTCATCACTGAGTACTGCTGCTATGGCGACCTGCTCAACTTTCTGCGAAGGAAGGCTGAGGCCATGCTGGGACCCAGCCTGAATCCAGGCCAGGACCCCAAGGCAGGCACCGGCTACAAGAACATCCACTTGGAAAAGAAATACATCCGCAGGTAGTATCCTGGTGAAAGACAGGAAGGGGAGGCCAGGACTGGGAGGTGGGGCCCCCATGTCTGTCCCCGAAGTCAGCTCCGGGTTGGGTGGCTTGCGTGGCCCTCACCTTCCCGTTTGTGCTGTGCGGAGTAGCCACCCATATTATGTGGGCAACTCAGTTTTCCTCCTATTTATTCCcatcatccaacaaatatttgagcCCCTACTATGTTCTGGGAGTATTGAGGGCAAAGATGGGCCGCTCATAGTCTGGTGGAGATGGGCATTAATGAGATCATTATCTTATCATACGTAAAAGATCAACCAAGATCCGTCCGGGGCCCTCGCCAGCGATGGGCAAATCTTGGGGATAATGGCCCTGTTTCTCCCATAGCATGTGCTGTCGGGGGCTGGAGGGCACCCATTCCACTTTTGAGTAGCCATGCAGAAGTGGGATAGAGTCTTTTGGGCGTTGAACGAGCAGGGGCAAAACAGCATAGCTGTGGCCAGGTCCCTGGTCCActtgggcctcagcttccccccCAGCCATCAGGGGTTGAACCCCTCAGGGTCTCTCTGCTCTCTCGTTCTGTAATGCTGTGATTTCTGGAAGCCACCCAGAGGCAGATGGACAGAGCCACATTGGGGAACCAGAGAAATGAAGTGGCCTTTGTGTCACACATGAGTCAAGGGCAGAGGCGGAGCCTGGCTGGATTCTGCTCTGTTGACTCCTTGTCCAGTGCTCACCTGAGCTACACTGATCTCCTGGGAGTCTTGGACTCGGGGCTTGTGAGGCTTCAGGGCCAGGCTGCTGGGTCAGAACAAGGGTATATATACACTGGGCTCCTATCCTACCAATGTCAGCTACCAAACCAGGGGAGGCAAAAGGGGAAGGAGGCCATTTCACTCCACCCAGTGACCTCGAGTATGGGGGCTGGCAggattttctctcattttctgacACCCTTTTGAGTGGGTGGCTCACGCTGGGCCtcagcaggctggaaactcaggccaGAGCAACTCAAAATGAGAACTGAAGTCAAGTATTAGCTTCCATCTCAAATCTACAGATGGGGAAAGGATTCCGAGTCGGGTGATTTCAAGGGCAAACGGCATGTGAACCAGTCCTACTAATGAGATCCCAGGCTACCTTAATAGAAGTACACTTTCTAGACCAAGGGAGTGGATAGTTTAATGGTCAAACCATAAATAAAGCACTAGGTTGTTTTTCTGGGAACACGAGAGCAAGGACATCGTCAAGGTGCACAGCTGTATCACAGAGGGAGCAGCTGAGAGGTCCTGACTCCTATCTGGTTGGAATATTAGACGCAGTGGTGGCTATTCAATGTGGAGCAGTGCTCCTCAACCTGAACAGCCACCCGAAGCACAGGCTCACAGGCTTCTGAGAGCTTCTAGGAATGTACAATCTCAGGCCTACCCAAACCTGcggagtcagaatctgcatttaaataagattccccaggtgattcacatGCACATGGATAAGTTTAAGAGGCACTGCTCTAGACCAGTCCTCAACTCTGGCTACACACGGGAGTTGCCTGGATTAACGTGTAAGTGGGAATGACTGGGTTTTACCACTAGAGTTTCTGAAGTCTTTGGTTCGATGGTCTGAGTATCTGGAACTCCCtgggtgattttaatgtgcagccagAAGGGAGAGCCGTGATGTAGACAAGAGGGCTCAAAGAAGGGGCCCTGGAATATGCTCGAAGCCCTGCTGGGCTGTTCCAGAGAAGAGGGAGATGCTTCTGGAGGGCAGAGCGAGGACCAGGAGGAGGAATAGCCCGGGGGCAGATTAACATTAGGAACGGTGGAGAACTTTCTAACAGGTAGAGCTGCCCAAAGAGAGAACAGGTTGTAAGCTCCCTCACTGGATGGCCAAGCAGAGGTCACTGATCAAAGGAGGTGTCAGAAAGGGAAGTTCAAGTTGACCCTGAGgtcccttcctttctctgctgAGTGGCTGGGAGAGGCCTGAGCTGGGCAGTGCAGTGACAGGCACTGAGCAGCCCGCGGTCCCCTCTCCTATGCAGGGACAGCGGCTTCTCCAGCCAGGGTGTGGACACCTATGTGGAGATGAGGCCCGTCTCCACTTCTTCATCAAATGATTCATTCTCTGAGCAAGGTGCGGAGGAGGTATCAGGGCTGAGGGAGACGAGAGGGGCTGCTTGGGTTGAGGTGGGGAGGCCGCCCTGACACCTCTCCCCACACCAGACCTGGACAAGGAGAACGGGCGGCTGCTGGAGCTGCGTGACCTGCTCCACTTTTCCAGCCAGGTGGCCCAGGGCATGGCATTCCTCGCTTCCAAGAACGTGAGTCAGAAAACAGGTCCCTATGATGTGTGGTCACCCGGGGTGTGGGGGGCGGGCGGGGTGGCAGGGGCAGCCAACACCCCGTGAGGCTGGATGGGTGAGGACAAGGGGGAGAAAAGGGAGTGTGTGAAGGGGGCCGTCCTCCTTACAACACAGGCCTGGGAGTCTAGAGCCTGAATGCTGGCTCTGCCGCTTGCTGTGTGGCTTTGAGCAActgctgaacctctctgagcctaggTTTCTACACCTATAGAAACGGGCACAATTGTAGAATGGCATGAAGGTGGAATTGGGTTACAACGTGTGCAGATGTTTAGGGAAGGGCCTGGAACTGCAGGGCCCTGAGGGTGGCAGCTCCTGCTCCTTTTAGGAGCCCCAGGGCTCACTGCTCCTGGGCCCGTGCAGACCATCTAGCTCTGAGGCAGCTCCTGCCACGCAGGGCCAGAGTCATGATGGTTTCTCAACACTGACTGTATGCCCACATTAAATTTTCCTAGACCTGGGTCTTGGTAGAAGGTAGGGACAGGATCCAGGGTACAGGACCAAAACTGATGCCCACTTCCCCGAGGAGGACCCCAAGCCTTCTGGGTGGGGTCCTGGCTGTTCCTCCTGCACCTTGGGCTCAgatagcggggggggggggggtcaagaCTAACCCTACAGTGCTTTCCCTCAGTGCATCCACCGGGACGTGGCAGCGAGAAACGTGCTGCTGACCAGTGGCCATGTGGCCAAGATTGGGGACTTTGGTCTGGCTAGGGACATCATGAATGACTCCAACTACATCGTCAAGGGCAACGTGAGTGCTGGGAGGGCTGGGCCAGGCCGGGGAGGGGTGGTGACCCAGGGTGCAAGGTGACTGGGGTCTGCTGTGCCAGGCCCGCCTGCCCGTGAAGTGGATGGCCCCAGAGAGCATCTTCGACTGCGTCTACACAGTTCAGAGTGACGTATGGTCCTACGGCATCCTCCTCTGGGAGATCTTCTCACTCGGTAAGCCGCTGGCGCAGTGCAGGCTCAGCGTGGGGCTGACTGGTGCTTGGTTACCCATGGTGTCCTACACCTCGTGGAGGATGCTAGTCCAGGACACTTGGTGGTCAGGGCAGAGCAAGGGCTGCTAAGAGTGCAGGGATGGGCGAAGGATCTTAAAACCAAGCGTTGCAGCTCCGGAGTGGGCGGGGCACACCCCCTACCTCGACAGGCACTCCCTCCAGGCGGTTTCCTCACCTGTCTGCTTGTGCAGTTGCTGTTTCCTAGAATGCTGTTTGCCCTCACTCTCTGAAACATGCATGTCTTTGAAGATACAGCTCCCATTTCTGGAGCACTAGGCAGAGGAAGTTGGGCTAAGCCCTTCAATGTACTCCTCTACCAAGCTCTTATTCCAAAGCTTGTGCTGGGATTTTGTGGGTGTGATGAGGCCTGGCTGAAGACTTTCAACGTCCTAGAAGCCTAAGCCGTTTGCAGTGCCCGGCATATAGTAAACACTTGTTAAGCGGAGCTGCTGTTCTATTATCGCAGTCCAGCTGGGACCCTGCACAGCCAGCCCTGCCAAGATGTGTGGGGGAAGGTGACGGTGAGCACTGAATATGGTCTTTTCCATGATCCTGTCCTTTGCAGGCCTGAACCCCTACCCTGGCATCCTGGTGAACAGCAAGTTCTATAAACTGGTGAAGGACGGATACCAAATGGCCCAGCCCGCGTTTGCCCCAAAGAACATGTAAGTGAAGGACCCCAGGGAGGAAGAATACCCCAGGATTTGTTGGAAGTGGATGGGAAGGTGTGTGGCCTGTCTTTCCTGTCCACAACGTTCCAGGGTCAGGCTTCCACTTGCCCACAGTGGACTAAGACCCCTTTTTATCAACTTCAGGGTTTCCACTGGTTTCCCAGGTAGCACGGGGGACATTCTCAAAGCGGGCTCTCAGCTGGGGCCGGCCCTAAGACGGATGATGAATGTTTAACTCAGACTCTGTTGCTATGACCTCAAGAgggctctctctttccttccctgtccTGGAGCTCTGTGGTGGTGGCCAGCCTCTCACTCAGCATAGCCAGCCAGCCGCTGCAGCCTCTTAACTGCCTCACGCCAGCCAGCCCACCCCAGGCTCCTCActggctccctgccctccccacagcctTCCCCCACACTCGCTGGCCCATCTCACCCACTGCATCTTTCTCCAGCCACTGTCTCTCCACGGCTGCTCCCTCTATGCCACCCAGGCGCTTACTGCCAAGGTGGATGCACTCAGCCAGCTAGCTCCTCAGCCACTTAAGTCCTACCATCAACTGGCCTCTTAAACCTACCTGCAGGCAGCAGGAGTGCCCCTTCTTCATCCTAGGAGCTTGGGCAAAAGAGCATCTCTGAGCTTTTTTCCTCCTCAGTTACCACGCCCATTTTGACAAAAAGCCCATTTTGACAAAAAGCCCCTTTTCCCGGGGTTACTGGAAAGATTAGATAATGCACACCAAGGGCTTCACACTGGCCTTGTGCAAAGCTCACTTCTGACTTGGTTTTGGGACCTCTGCGGGGCAGGACCCTgtagtgtgtgtgcgtgcgtgcacagACATGATGAGTCCCAGGCCCACAAGTAGCTTCTGTCCTGCCTCAGATACAGCATCATGCAGGCCTGCTGGGCCCTGGAGCCGACCCATAGACCCACCTTCCAGCAAATCTGCTCCCTCCTTCAGGAGCAGGTTCTAGTGGATAGAAGAGAGCAGGTGAGTGGTGCCAGGCTCAGGGTGGGTGGCTGGTTAAAGCTGGGCCTGACTGATCAGTTCTGACCAtcccctgacacacacacccccccccccccacccaggacTACAGCAACCTGCCAAGCAGCAGCAGTGAGCCGGAGGAAGAGAGCTCCAGCGAGCACCTGGGCTGCTGTGAGCAGGGGGACGTTGCCCAGCCCCTGCTGCAACCCAACAACTACCAGTTCTGCTGAGGAGGTGGTCACAGGGCTGtactctctcccctcctccatggATGGGGCACCAGGGGGAGAACACAGACTGTGCCCTTGGTCATTTCCCTCAACAGCCCAGCCCTGAAACTCGGGAATGTGGGAGCTACAGGAGGTTGGAGAGAACCCCACTCCCAGGGCCTGGGCCATCACTGCCAGTCAGGGGCTGGGGctcagccccgccccccgccagttCTCAATGCTGTGGCCTCGTGTGTGCTATGCCAACTGGGAGAATACCCAGCTCACTCTTAGCCTGTTCCCGcttcctcccctctttccctcctgtttcaaggGAAATGGACTGGTTTTGTGACTGAAGTCCCCAGGAGCTGCCCAAACCCTGAGGAGAAAACAAGGCTCCCTGGCCCTTGGCCGAATGGAAGAACACCTGCTGCGTGGATCAAGGAGAGCAGGCCGGTGCTCAGGGCTGCACTGGTTCAGGCCCTTGGAGCAGGGTGACTCCTCTGTAAGAATCTAATTGTCCCTCTCTGCCCTCTAAGCCTTCTCTCCACGGCCCCACCCACCCTAGGTCTGGTATTGCTGCAATGAGCCAGGTGGCAGCTAAAGGTTGGGGTGCTCTgtccggccccgccccgccatTCTGAGCTGGAAGGCAGGGGCCCCGTGTGGCTGGCCACACCAAGCAAGCAGCACACGCTCCAGGTTGACTCATCATAACTAACAGTCACGCTGTGGGATGTCTCTGTCAGCATTAAACTAACAGCATTAACACAGCTGGCCTCTGGTCTTTGTGCCATGCGGATTCCCGGGGACCTCCGTCCATCCTTCCGCGGTGAGTGCCCAACCCCAGCACCTCTGGGGCCCAACCACACTGAGCTGCATACAATGAGGCTGGAATGGACTCTTGTTGCACCCAAACCATataatttaataaactttattctggtcggggaagagggaggggaaaaaagccaCCTATTCCACTCCtctcaataaattaaataacacGGCCAATTCCCGTGCCCTAAGCAAACTTTGGGCACCTGAGCCAGTCCTGCTGTTTCCTTACGGCCCAGTCTGCTTACCCTTCACAGAAGGGAGTTTTTCCTACTGCCCCCAGGTTATATCACGCTCACGGGCCACACCCCCTCTGTGACGAGGGTCCAGAGAGGATGCACGCTGCAGCAGCAGTGACCAGGAACGGAGGAAGGGGCTCCTCTTCCTCAAAGCTTGGGGCAGGGAGGCTAGGCCTAGAAGAGAGTTGTGGCTCACCCTTTCTCAGCTGCCCCCAGATGTGGGTGCAGAGGGAATGCATTCCTCCTCTGGGAGAAGGACCCCTGGAGCTAATGAAGCCCCCAAGGCCCTGAGTCAAAGGCAACAGGCCGCAGGGGCTGGAAACGGTGTCCCTGGGTGGGAAGGGAAACCTCAGCAGCCTTGGCCCACCCAggacctccacccccacccacagGCGCCCCTGGGAAGCCAGCAGCTACCTGCCTTCTCTCAGCCTCCCTGCCCCTTTACTGAACATATGGTGCCACCCAAAGAGTGTCCTGGTGCCTGTCCCGACCCCCAGAAGGTTGAGAACCAAGGACCCTGGGCTCCACCGTGCTCAGGAAATGGAAGCTCTTTGGTCAGTCCCAGCATCAGAGGCTGGTCCCCTGGATGGATCTGCCTCGGGCAAGGGCCTTACTATGGCTTGAGAGAGATGGTGCGGTCCCTGCACAAGAGCCCGGCTTACTCTGCAGCTGTGgccacctcctcttcctcagcGTCCTCCTCCGTCTCCGTCTTGATCTGAGCAACGCCGAGGCGGTACAGGGTGTCTCGGATGACCACCTCGCCAGGCTGGCAGCTCTGCACAATGTCATGGATCTGCCGGTTGACAATCTCGCGACTGGTAAGGAAGTCCATGAGGCGGTTGTAGAGGTAATAGTGGGTGGCATTGTCAAAGGCAATGGGCCGCTGGCGGACGCTGTTTGGTTTGCTGTCTGCAAAGGAGGACAGGATGGCTGCGTAGGGCGCCAACTCAGGACACAGGGCCAAGGAGTGGTGCCCAGCACTGGGGTCGCCAGGACTGGGCTGTGTGCCTGCATGGACGATGCGCCGTGTGGCAGTCTTGGTGACCGGGTGCTGGACAGAGTGCTCAGCCTCCGACATATCCACCGTATAATGCTGGTCCAAGAGTTCTGGGCAGGACACGCTCTACAAGGGAGATGATAAGCCACTGTGACGTGAGGGAAGATTAAGGTCCAAGCTGTGGGTGAGCCAGCTCTGTTTAAATCCTACTGTCACCACATAACACGTTTCCCGGGGCAagtccccctttcctcctcccctgtgcctccgtttcctcatgtGAGAATGGGGACAGTAACAGTGGCCACCTCCCAGAGCAGATGCTGGATCACCTGAGCTAATATTTATATCTGCCTAAGCAATCAGGCTGGGGCTGCAGGGGAACAGGAAGGAAGTGGTTCCCACGGAGGCTCAGATGCCTCACACCAACCTTACAAACCCAGTGAGCCCCATGGACTAAGGCAGAGGCCAGTGAGGACAATGATGGCCCCTTCCTATTACCAGTCCTAATGTCTCTTCTAGCCAAGGGCATTGTGCCCGTGCTAAGAACCACAGCCTGATACAGTGCACCAAGACAAAGACCAGGGCTCTGccattcatctgctgtgtgacACTCGACAGGTCCATTTTCACCTCGGGCCCTTACTTTCCCCTTTTAATTAGAGGAAAGGGGTTGACATGGTCAGCGTTTTCTAAGCCACTGTGTCTCTAGATCACAACACAAGGAGTGCCACACAGCATATTCGGTCAAAGCCAAAACAGGGCTGGTCTGGGCCGTTAGTATGTCAGCATGCACAGTGTCCTCAAAGGTGGCAATTTTCTAGGCTTAACTGCAAGGTGACCCCTTTGACCCCAAGATACCTGGGGTCACCCTGGGCACCCTAAATGACATGCTGtggcctcacacacacacatggggtGGGTCAGTAAAAATTTGTGGAGTAAATGCTGGTTCCAGAGCACTGAGACAAAACACTGGTGGAGAAAAAAGGTGGTGGATGGTTCGCAGAAGGTCTTCCCAACGAACCAGGGGGATGCGTCCCAGTTCCTCAGAAGGGAACTCACCACAGGCGGTTCCGTGGGGCTGGAGAAACAGCCCTGATTCCTCCCCCACATCTGGTTGGTCAGCTCTGGGTAGCAGAGGTCAGCACACAGGGCCACTGGTGTGGCCATGTCGACCACATACACAGGAGGCCAGTGGCGGGAGGAGACGAGCAGATCCACATGGTCGAGGGCACTCTCGCCCCGCACGAGATACTTGGAGCCACACACCACCTGGTGGGGAGATGGAGAACAGCACAGGGTGAAGCAGCCAAGCTGCTGACAGACCGAGTCAGGTCCACCCGCTTCCTCCCAGGAAGACGGACAATCAGGTTTTATGACTGAGGTCATGCCATCCTGCCAGAGCCCGTGACATTCTGCTTCCCTCCTACTTCTGGCCCTAAATGAAGTCGCCAGCTCACTGCAGCCTGGGAGAAGAGCTGGGAGCATCCGAGCCTCCAATGAGGCTGAGAGatcccccccc
This window harbors:
- the CSF1R gene encoding macrophage colony-stimulating factor 1 receptor isoform X2 — its product is MEGQDALLPCLLTDPALGAGVSLVRVRGRPVLRQTNYSFLPSHGFIIHKAKFIESQDYECSARVDGRMVKSLSIRLKVQKVIPGPPTLTLKPTELVRIRGEAAQIVCSASDVDVNFDVFLQHGDTKLTISQQSDFHDNRYQKVLTLNLDHVGFQDAGNYTCMATNARGIHSTSMVFWVVDSAYLNLTSEQNLLQEVTVGEKIELKVKVEAYPSLQSFNWTYRGPFLGHQPKLNFVTNKGTYRYTSTLTLLRLKPFEAGHYSFQARNARGEETLTFELTLLYPPEVEVTWTLINGSKTLLCEASGYPQPNVTWVQCRGHTNRCDKTQVLVLDDPNPEVLSQKPFHKVTVQSLLATGTLEHNRTYECRAYNSLGNSSQAFGPVSVGAYTQPLDEPLFTPVLVACMSVMALLLLLLLLLLYKYKQKPKYQVRWKIIESYGGNSYTFIDPTQLPYNEKWEFPRNNLQFGKTLGAGAFGKVVEATAFGLGKEDAVLKVAVKMLKSTAHADEKEALMSELKIMSHLGQHENIVNLLGACTHGGPVLVITEYCCYGDLLNFLRRKAEAMLGPSLNPGQDPKAGTGYKNIHLEKKYIRRDSGFSSQGVDTYVEMRPVSTSSSNDSFSEQDLDKENGRLLELRDLLHFSSQVAQGMAFLASKNCIHRDVAARNVLLTSGHVAKIGDFGLARDIMNDSNYIVKGNARLPVKWMAPESIFDCVYTVQSDVWSYGILLWEIFSLGLNPYPGILVNSKFYKLVKDGYQMAQPAFAPKNIYSIMQACWALEPTHRPTFQQICSLLQEQVLVDRREQDYSNLPSSSSEPEEESSSEHLGCCEQGDVAQPLLQPNNYQFC